The region AAAGGCTACTGGAAGCTCTGATTTTTTACAAAACTGTTGATCTAAAACTACAACTCGAAAATTTATTGCAAGAAAACATCGAACCTCTTGAAAAAGTCAATAAATTAATCGAAATTTACATTAACAGAATTTGCCTTAACAAGGGGATTTACAGGGTTTTACATTTTGAACTTTACAATAAAAAGAGAGAAAAAAGCCTTGAAGCTTTTACCGAACTTAAAAAAGGAAATTTAAAATCGGTTGAAAGCATTATCAAGCAGGGTCAGTCTCAGGGAGTTTTTAGAAAAGATGTTAATATCCAGCTTATTACTCCAACAATTATTGGAACCTTTTTTCACTTTCACATGAATCGCTCTTTCTTCGAAGAATTATTTGATTTAAAAACAGAAGAAATGTTTAACAATTACATTAAAAACGATCTTACAAAGCACATTCAACAAACTATAAAAGCGCTACTTGTTTATGAAAATTAGTCAATTAATGCTCTTTGGAATATTCTTTATCGGAATATCTTCAGTAGAAGCACAAGAAAAAACAAGTTTAACTTTAGATGAAGCCGTAAAAATGGCCTGGGAAAAGAGTAACGAAGTTACGCTTGCCAACACTAAGGTAAACACCAAAAAACACGAGTTAACAGCCGTAAAAAATAATCAGTATCCGGATTTAAAAATTTCCGGTCAATATCAGCGCCTTACAAAAGCTTCTATTGATATGCACAATGAAGGAGAAAGTGCTGCCACTCTGGCTTCTCCAGACCGTGCAATGCTTGGAATGGCAAATTTAAGTTTACCTATTTTTGCAGG is a window of Flavobacterium crocinum DNA encoding:
- a CDS encoding TetR/AcrR family transcriptional regulator; protein product: MSHIELNDKKIQILNVAEKLFSEKGFEGTSIRDISKEAKINIAMVSYYFGSKERLLEALIFYKTVDLKLQLENLLQENIEPLEKVNKLIEIYINRICLNKGIYRVLHFELYNKKREKSLEAFTELKKGNLKSVESIIKQGQSQGVFRKDVNIQLITPTIIGTFFHFHMNRSFFEELFDLKTEEMFNNYIKNDLTKHIQQTIKALLVYEN